The Bicyclus anynana unplaced genomic scaffold, ilBicAnyn1.1 scaffold_95, whole genome shotgun sequence genome contains the following window.
caGAGTAGTTTATTCACTCAAAGACCTTGAAAATGAACCTATCGTTGGTACTTTTTATGAGAACGAATTGCAAAAAGTAATATATAACCCCACCActgaatttaaaattgataaaatactCCGCACTCGTTACTCAGGCAACAGAAAAGAAGTACTCATCAAATGGAGAGGTTATCCTGACAAATTTAATAGTTGGATTCTAGAATcaagtctcaaaaaaatatgattgagGATAGTTTTTATATGACCTTGCTTAGTAATAGCTCAATGGAATATTTTCCTGACAACATGACTACAAAATTCTCAACAAAGTTACCGAAATCACTTCATCTGGAGGGTGAATGGTATGTTGGAGTGGTTGAATTTCAGTATCCCTGCACCATGTTTACTGTccgtgaaaatgaaaattttatttatacttcaaAATGGGTGCCATTGTCAGATGATGAAGCCGATAACTCATTAATACACATCAAAGAGAAAATACCTGCAATGAATTATGATAGCATTGAACAGCTTACAAAtgcgttaaataaaaaaaatgtattggatGTAAAGTTCAGCTACAATCGGGAAACAAAGTTTGTatcaataaatgttttaaacccTTTTATTGAGACATTCAAGCTGTCTACAAAGTTGTGTCTGCAACTAGGATTTGAACCAAATATAAACCTTGTTAAAACTCTTACAGGAACATATCCCTCTCATTTAAATTTAGGACTTCCATCTCAGCTGTTCATTTATTGCGATATTGTAGAACCACAGATTGTAGGAGATGTGATGGCGCCTCTTCTGAGAATTGTACCTCTAGATACTACATCATATGTATACGCAGCtaataaaatgcatattttttcgCCAACCCATTACGTACCACTAATGCGTAGAGAGTTTGATGTTATTGAAATAGATATAAGAACGAGTACAGGTGAAAAAGTACCATTCCAGTTTGGGACTACGTGTATTAAactacattttaagaaaattaaataaaatgtcttgcccatatttacattattattctcATCAAGCTGGTTCAGGCGTAGGTGCCATTTATAAAGGCGTTCCATATCAACGTGGTCATGGTATTGGTAGCTTTTTGGGTGGGTTATTTAGATCAGTTCTTCCTCTTCTAAAAAGTGGCGCAAAAGTGGTGGGAAAAGAGGCACTAAATGCTGGTGTAGGTCTTTTGACTGATATGTTAAATGTGCAGCCAATGGATGAGTCGATCAGATCACGCTTCAAAACAGCAACATCCAACTTAAAACGGAAGGCTGATGAAAAAATCGACTCAGTCATGCGTGGCTCTGGATATAAAACTAAGAATCATAAAAAGAAACGTATCACTTCTAAGTCCTCGCTGAAACGGAAAGGTtctaaaaaagtgaaaaatcaacataatattcaagatattttttccttaaagcttaaaaacaaaaaataatggcATTTTTACATCATAATTCTTGTGAGTGTGTTAAATCTGAGTTGGATTTGTTTGCTTTGCCATCAACTCAAACGAGTATTGAGTCAGGACAGTGGATTCATTACAACCCTATTTCTTCACTTACGGATGATGGACCTATTGAATTCTTAGTACCAGGAAACGGGGatgattatattgatttatctCACACATTATTACATATTAAAGCAAAAGTACAAAATACTGATGGCACTAACATTGCACCGACAGCAAACGTTGCCCCTATAAACAATTGGTTGCACTCACTTTTTAATCAAATAGACATTTATTTGAATCAAAAGCTTGTGTCTCCTCCTAATAACACCTATGGGTATCGATCATACATCGAGACATTGCTCAATTATGGTCAAGCTGCAAAGAAATCACATCTCACCTGTGGTCTCTGGTATAAAGATACTGCTTCAAAAATGGATTCATGTGACGATACAAATCAAGGATTTTCCGAAAGAGAACAATTAGCAAGAGGAAGTAAAACAATTGAAATGATTGGGCATATACATGGTGATATTTTTAATCAGGATAAGTTTTTACTCAATGGTGTGGAATTGCGGTTAAAATTAGTACGCTCCAAAGATTCATTTAAGCTTATTTGTCCTGTACTAGATAGTAAATTCAGGGTGCATATTTCAAGTGCCAGTCTTATTATGCGTAAAGTTCGAATTAATCCAAGTGTATTGCTTGCGCATGAAAAAGTATTATCTAGTACCACTGCAAAATATCCGATCACTCGAGCTGAAGTTAAAGTTATAACAATACCATCCGGAGTACAGGGAAAAATGCTTGATAATGTATTTTTAGGACAAATACCGAAAAGATGCATTGTTGGTTTTGTAACAAACTCTGCATTTAATGGTTCACTAAATATGAATccctttaatttttataatcacgGACTTAATCAATTCGGTTTATATGTCGATGGGCAAACAATACCATCAAAAATTTTAGCACCGAATTTTGATGATAAGACATTCATTAATGCATATCACACTTTGTTCTCTGGTACAGGGattcattttttaaatgatgGAAATGATATTTCTAAAGAGGACTACAAGAATGGTTTCTGTTTATTCGCATTTGATTTAACTCCTGATTTGTCGGCTAATTCAAACTCACATTGGAATCTTATAAAACGAGGCAGTGTTAGATTTGaagttcgatttgaaaaatctttgcTCACAACACTTAATTGTATTGTTTACGCAGAATTTGATAatgttattgaaattaataaaaaccgtGATGTAAACCTAGATTacaatagttaataattaatataaatattcctTATCTTGTAAGTTTTGTCATTTGATCGTTACCAATTACCTAAGAAACACCATTTTAAGTTTAACTTTTATACGTTTTGAAAGTTAAATGAACACATTGGAAATAgaagaatgtttaaaaaaaatagatcaaaagataaaatttaatgtttttgcaGCTAATAGAATTCCTATATATTTCACACCACCAGCTTATATAATATCAAATTTAGACCCTGACACAAAACCTGGATCTCACTGGGTTGCAATTTACATAGATGCGAAAGGTGTTGGCGAATACTTCGACTCCTTTGGTCGAAAACCCAAGGGCTATCATGAAATGTTTCTTAAGAACAACTGTAAAAAGTGGATTTATAACAATCAAGTTATCCAAAATTATTTAAGCTCATTTTGTGGAACTTATTGCttggtttatatttattttaagtataatgGTGTATCACTTTCggattttctaaatttattttctaataatacttTATGTAATGATAAACTCATACAACAATTATTTAAGACTTTAATAATTAaggaatgaaataaaaaaatgaacatatttatagtttttttttatttatataatcctTAATATCTAGCAATACATTTGTTTAAAAGTAACACTAGCACTTTATATCTTATTCTACTAAAATATCATCACCACTTTTGATTTCTTGGGTCTCCTGCTGTATTAGGATGAAATTATCCGGAGAATATTGACATCTGATTGGGCTATAGTGACTCGGGGAAGGTTGTGAATAGTCACTGTACATTTCCAAAGGGTCAACACTTCGATGCATCCAACTCGATCTTAACCcagcaaaaaattttaaatccaGTGGTAGAATAGGACTCGAGTAAGTATTTTCTTCGCTGTCTAAATGGTCACATAGCTCACACAGTAACTGTTCCGTTTCTATATCACCAGCTGAAAAATTTTGATCCGTTTTTTCAGCTTCAGCTGCTTCAGCTTCCATACAAAGTGCAACTAACTGGCTATTATAAAGTTCACTATTTTCACTGTGAGACATCTTTACGTTAGATAAATAGAAATACTATAAAACCATTTCCTTGAGCCAAGCTTTTATATTATGGTAGTCCTCTGTGAAAAAAGCGGTGGGAGTTGAAGCACGGCTAGCtcgtttttgtttgttttacataGTGTGAATGATTTTTATTGACTCTTCGGATTcctatcaataaaatattttttacagccCTGTTTTTCTGCGATTTGTTTTGTTATGCCATAAATTATTTCCTGTGTGCTTTGATAATGTTTATCATCCTCAGATTTCACGAAGTACTTTAATCGCAAGTCTGCATATTTCCAAAAATCTTGTGGTGAAATGCCTTTTAGAGACTTCATGTCAAATACATCAATTTTTATCATGCGGGTTGCATCTGCACTTTCTCCGTCACCGGACGAGATGTATGATAATCCTCCGTCACatgctctttttttttttttttttggtaacactcatataataatagtttatttccaaagattcaacatattagtacattattttcaaacatagcagtaatattgtgattggaaccatcccattaagtttgcagtattactactgtaacttgtgacgggcggccccgctcttccataatatatagtagactaatacattggatataaataatcattaaatctaaattactaataatatacaaaagtgcatgtgtttgtgtttgtgagtgATTTGTGTGTGTTGTATTTGAGTGGTGTGTGTGAGTATGTGTACATGAGCATGCGAGTTTGTGCAAGTTTTTATATTCCGATTTATGCTACACTTGATGCAAAAGGTTTTCGGCTTGATCatagttaagtttaagtaaccaatctgtaagaatttttttgcagttatgtgaatttaaagagacgatgtttaattttttgttaactatATTGTAGAGGTGAGTGGATTTTCTTGTAAATTGATGAGCCGCAAATTTAGTTTTGCTTCGGATTGTATGTAGTACGGTTTTTCGTCTCctctctttattattattttcattgccCGGAGGTACATTTTTGTGTACTTTTAATAGTGAaagtaatacatataattttctaaCTGTAAGTAACTCACAATGTTTATATAAGTCACTGGTTGGATATCTGAATGGCTTGAAGAACATAACTTTTAATAAGGATCTCTGACCACGTTCTACTTCAAGAAACTTTGTTTTTGAAGCTGCACCCCACACTGTAATACAATACCCCAAAATAGATTGACCCAGTGTAATATAGATCTgagttagtaatttttttgatgTTACATGCCTAAGAGATTTAAAAATCCAAATGAGTTTTCTGATTCTACCATTTATAAATTCAACATGGGGATGCCATGAGAGCCGCTGGTCTAATATTATGCCTAAATATTTGGTTGTATAGACTTTATCAAGAACTGGACAGCTACAGTTTAAAGAGCAAATTTTATTCTGTTTGTGAGTTTTAATTTGGAAATCACTATTAGGttgtgtttttgaatttattgtaaAGCATACATAGttggatttttttgtatttaacgtCAAAAGATTTGACGACAGCCACAGAGAAATTGTTGAGAGACCAGATTCAGCGAATTTTTTGACCGAGTTCCATGAAGCACCGGAGAAAACTACAGCAGTGTCATCAGCATAAGAGAACACTTGACCACTATCTAGTTTTAAATTGCATAGGTCATTGATATATATCAAAAACAATGTTGGTCCTAATACGCTTCCTTGAGGAACACCAAATGTTGGCTGAAACTCATCACTAACATGTTGTCCGATTTTGACACGCTGAGATCTTCCGTGTAGGTAATCTTTGAGTAATGAGAGCGGTGTACCTCTAATGCCAATTTTCTCCAGTTTTTGTATCAGCAGAGGAATGGAAACAGTATCAAACGCCTTTTTAATATCTAGAAAAACAGCTAGGCATTTTTTACCTTTGTCTAAGTGTTCTGTAATAATTGATGTTAACCCCAGTACTGCATCTTCTGTGGATTTTCCGTGTCTAAACCCATATTGTGAATCAGAAAGGATGTTGAATTTATTTAGATAGCTGACTAATCTagaatttattaacttttctaAGACCTTCGCTATGGATGATAATACAGAGATAGGTCtgtaattattaacatctgagtCATCTCCATTTTTGAACACAGGTGTTACGATAGAGTGTTTCAAAATTGAGGGGAACATTCCCAATTTGAAACATAGGTTAGCTAAGTGACTTATTATTGGTGCTACATCATGAATAGCTAATTTTAGAAGTTTTGTAGGAATGTTATCCCAACCAGGCGCGCTTTCAGATTTGAGGTTCCTAATAATACTTACAGTTTCTTGTAAGTCGGTATCCAGGAGTACAAATGAGGTCAGTTGATTATCGATAAACTTTAAGGGGTCAACACTTTGTGGAGCATTTAACATAATGTCTTCTGCTAGTTCCTTTCCAATATTGccaaagtatttatttacataattgatCGAGTGGATTGGAGAGGGTTTaatgtttaaaagatttaagCTATGGGTTTTAGGTTTGTTTAAGTTAgtaatagatttaattttactccAAAGTTCCTTACTATTTTTGAGGGAGTTAGTTAGTTTTT
Protein-coding sequences here:
- the LOC128199853 gene encoding uncharacterized protein F54H12.2-like, with translation MAFLHHNSCECVKSELDLFALPSTQTSIESGQWIHYNPISSLTDDGPIEFLVPGNGDDYIDLSHTLLHIKAKVQNTDGTNIAPTANVAPINNWLHSLFNQIDIYLNQKLVSPPNNTYGYRSYIETLLNYGQAAKKSHLTCGLWYKDTASKMDSCDDTNQGFSEREQLARGSKTIEMIGHIHGDIFNQDKFLLNGVELRLKLVRSKDSFKLICPVLDSKFRVHISSASLIMRKVRINPSVLLAHEKVLSSTTAKYPITRAEVKVITIPSGVQGKMLDNVFLGQIPKRCIVGFVTNSAFNGSLNMNPFNFYNHGLNQFGLYVDGQTIPSKILAPNFDDKTFINAYHTLFSGTGIHFLNDGNDISKEDYKNGFCLFAFDLTPDLSANSNSHWNLIKRGSVRFEVRFEKSLLTTLNCIVYAEFDNVIEINKNRDVNLDYNS